From one Caldithrix abyssi DSM 13497 genomic stretch:
- a CDS encoding sigma-54 interaction domain-containing protein, translating into MDKNQFFREATLRICGNLEIEQALHSVLQFLREEMPVDRMSLQLYEKRLKAVRTIAMASPDGAKEVDFLTPLSREAQHQIEERIRLQQAQPHLYLVNDHTPRIYQEMFRFHGIAASSFIVLPLNVGERYVGSLTLISENEVFSQEQVDWIALLKEPFVIALSNTLRYHEVVRLKNLLKDDNRYLFQEIRHLTGDEIIGANFGLKEVMNQVQRVAALDSPVLLLGETGAGKDVIANAIHYSSTRKDGPFVKVNCGAIPDSLIDSELFGHEKGAFTGALTQKRGRFERADKGTIFLDEIGELPLQAQSRLLRVLQHKEIERVGGSKTIHLDIRFIAATNRDLQEMVRNNQFREDLFFRLSVFPIRIPPLRERVADIPALAQYFISKKSRELKLPGTPHLAADAVDRLTAYHWPGNVRELENVVERALILNPEGPLRFDDLLQTSVHTPAAHAADEEWRTLDAMTADYIRRVLSKTNGRINGKGGAAEILGIHPNTLRHRMRKLGIVFGRK; encoded by the coding sequence ATGGATAAAAATCAATTCTTCCGGGAGGCCACACTGCGCATCTGCGGCAATCTCGAAATTGAACAAGCCCTACATTCCGTGTTGCAATTTTTGCGAGAAGAAATGCCTGTGGACCGCATGTCGCTTCAGCTCTACGAAAAAAGATTAAAAGCTGTGCGCACCATTGCCATGGCTTCGCCGGATGGAGCAAAGGAAGTGGATTTTCTCACCCCCCTGTCCCGTGAAGCGCAACATCAGATTGAAGAAAGAATACGTCTTCAGCAGGCACAGCCACACCTTTATCTGGTCAACGATCATACTCCGCGCATTTACCAGGAAATGTTTCGCTTCCACGGCATCGCGGCAAGTTCGTTCATCGTTCTGCCGCTGAATGTGGGGGAACGGTACGTTGGTTCCCTGACTCTGATTTCGGAAAATGAAGTATTCTCTCAGGAACAGGTGGACTGGATCGCTTTGCTAAAAGAGCCCTTTGTCATCGCGCTCTCCAATACGCTACGCTATCACGAGGTGGTGCGCCTCAAAAACCTGCTTAAAGACGACAACCGCTACCTGTTTCAGGAAATCCGCCACCTCACCGGCGACGAGATCATCGGCGCCAATTTTGGATTGAAAGAGGTGATGAACCAGGTGCAGCGTGTGGCGGCGCTGGACAGTCCGGTATTGTTGTTGGGCGAAACCGGCGCAGGCAAGGATGTGATCGCCAATGCCATTCACTACTCTTCGACGCGCAAGGACGGGCCTTTTGTAAAAGTCAATTGCGGCGCCATTCCCGATTCGCTGATCGACAGCGAACTGTTCGGACACGAAAAAGGCGCCTTTACCGGTGCGCTAACTCAGAAGCGGGGCCGCTTTGAGCGAGCCGACAAAGGCACGATTTTTCTGGATGAAATCGGCGAACTGCCGCTGCAGGCGCAATCGCGTTTGCTGCGTGTGTTACAGCATAAAGAGATTGAACGTGTGGGCGGCAGCAAAACCATCCATCTGGACATCCGCTTTATCGCCGCCACCAACCGCGATCTGCAGGAGATGGTGCGCAACAACCAGTTTCGCGAAGACCTGTTTTTCCGGCTCAGCGTGTTTCCCATCCGCATTCCTCCCCTGCGCGAGCGCGTAGCCGATATTCCGGCGCTGGCCCAGTATTTTATCAGCAAGAAATCCAGAGAGCTCAAACTACCGGGCACGCCCCACCTAGCCGCCGACGCCGTGGACAGACTGACTGCTTACCACTGGCCGGGCAATGTGCGCGAGCTGGAAAACGTGGTGGAGAGAGCTTTAATCCTTAATCCCGAAGGCCCGCTGCGTTTTGACGATTTGCTGCAAACGTCGGTTCACACTCCCGCGGCACATGCTGCGGATGAAGAATGGAGAACGCTGGACGCCATGACCGCCGACTACATTCGCCGGGTGCTGTCTAAAACCAATGGCCGGATCAACGGCAAAGGCGGCGCGGCGGAGATTCTGGGCATTCATCCCAATACCCTGCGCCACCGCATGCGAAAATTAGGGATTGTTTTTGGCAGAAAATGA